In Choloepus didactylus isolate mChoDid1 chromosome 6, mChoDid1.pri, whole genome shotgun sequence, one DNA window encodes the following:
- the CTSD gene encoding cathepsin D: protein MQPPRLLLLVLGLLAAPAAALLRIPLHKFTSIRRTMSEVGGPVEELLAKGPISKYSQGAPAMAGEPVPEYLKNYMDAQYYGEIGIGTPQQCFSVVFDTGSSNLWVPSIRCKLLDFACWVHRKYNSARSSTYVENGTAFSIHYGSGSLSGYLSQDTVSVPCNSGSSAAGGVRVVKQTFGEATKQPGIIFLMAKFDGILGMGYPSIAVAGVMPVFDNLMRQKLVVNNVFSFYLNRDPTAQPGGELVLGGLDSKYYTGPVTYLNVTRKAYWQIHMDRVNVGNGLTLCKGGCEAIVDTGTSLLVGPVAEVRELQKAIGAVPLIQGEYMLPCEKVPSLPPITLMLGNKAFQLSGEDYTLKVSQAGKTLCLSGFMGMDIPPPGGPLWILGDIFIGKFYAVFDRDSNRVGFAKAAKL from the exons ATGCAGCCCCCCCGCCTCCTGCTGCTCGTCCTCGGCCTCCTGGCCGCGCCCGCCGCCGCGCTCCTCAG AATCCCCCTGCACAAGTTCACCTCCATCCGCCGGACCATGTCTGAAGTGGGGGGCCCGGTGGAAGAGCTGCTCGCCAAGGGCCCCATTTCAAAGTACAGCCAGGGGGCCCCTGCCATGGCGGGGGAGCCCGTTCCGGAGTACCTCAAGAACTACATGGAT GCCCAGTACTACGGGGAGATCGGCATCGGGACCCCCCAGCAGTGCTTCAGCGTCGTCTTCGACACCGGCTCCTCCAACCTCTGGGTGCCGTCCATCCGCTGCAAGCTTCTTGACTTCGCCTGCT GGGTCCACCGCAAGTACAACAGCGCCCGCTCCAGCACTTATGTGGAGAACGGTACGGCCTTCAGCATCCACTACGGCTCCGGCAGCCTCTCGGGGTACCTGAGCCAGGACACGGTGTCG GTGCCCTGTAACTCAGGTTCCTCAGCTGCGGGGGGCGTCAGGGTGGTGAAGCAGACCTTCGGGGAGGCCACCAAGCAGCCGGGCATCATCTTCCTCATGGCGAAGTTTGACGGCATCCTGGGCATGGGCTACCCCTCCATCGCCGTGGCCGGTGTCATGCCCGTCTTCGACAACCTCATGCGGCAGAAGCTGGTGGTCAACAACGTGTTCTCCTTCTACCTGAACAG GGACCCGACCGCGCAGCCGGGGGGTGAGCTGGTGCTGGGCGGCTTGGACTCCAAGTACTACACGGGCCCCGTAACTTATCTCAATGTCACCCGCAAGGCCTACTGGCAGATCCACATGGATCG GGTAAACGTGGGCAATGGGCTGACCCTGTGCAAGGGGGGCTGTGAGGCCATCGTGGACACCGGCACATCCCTCCTGGTGGGCCCGGTGGCCGAGGTCCGCGAGCTGCAGAAAGCCATCGGGGCTGTGCCGCTGATCCAGGGCGAG taCATGCTGCCCTGTGAGAAGGTGCCCAGCCTGCCCCCCATCACCCTGATGTTGGGGAACAAGGCCTTCCAGCTCTCGGGGGAGGACTACACCCTGAAG GTGTCACAGGCTGGCAAGACTCTCTGCCTGAGCGGCTTCATGGGCATGGACATCCCCCCACCCGGCGGGCCCCTCTGGATCCTGGGCGACATCTTCATCGGCAAGTTCTACGCCGTGTTCGACCGCGACAGCAACCGGGTGGGCTTCGCCAAGGCCGCCAAGCTCTAG
- the IFITM10 gene encoding interferon-induced transmembrane protein 10: MSRCGSPGPGTLVLPAIGPPWLPWELLDPGAEQASVGAGPWWPQAAHAAELGGTWRGSETTGLPPRGVTDRVARTLSSARKGLSRWQLLGPERGGPRSSGWEGRAGGAVPRAEGGGVPTGPSPAPPEGSASGPGAVAPALPAPRGRWRRRDVAAAGESGSRGGRAARPAADPGGTEPGDGGARRPPPLPRLRRRDAAPRDRQGRADAGAAEPRGAAARPAWGGAGFAEGHCAAARGAGWVAPGPGRGAHSGPAAALSRERWSDRRRCGRPRCVSQRERFTGRCLRARGAAGSRLAPVFVCECPSVSAGVRRQAQGPRRCPAPLGAAASTTDGAPEARVPLDGAFWIPRPPARSPKGCFACVSKPPTLQAPAVPAPEPSASPPMAPTLFPMESKGSKTDSGRAAGAPQACKHPSEKKALTNPTAVVEIHPDTTEVNDYYLWSIFNFVYLNFCCLGFIALAYSLKVRDKKLLNDLNGAVEDAKTARLFNITSSALAASCLILIFIFLRYPLTDY, encoded by the exons ATGAGCAGGTGCGGCTCCCCTGGGCCGGGCACCCTGGTCCTGCCGGCCATCGGGCCTCCCTGGCTGCCTTGGGAGCTGCTGGACCCGGGAGCAGAGCAGGCCTCGGTGGGCGCCGGGCCGTGGTGGCCTCAAGCAGCACATGCGGCAG AGTTGGGGGGAACTTGGCGAGGCTCAGAGACAACAGGACTTCCCCCAAGAGGGGTGACAGACAGAGTCGCGAGGACTCTGAGCAGCGCCCGGAAGGGGCTGAGCAGGTGGCAGCTCCTTGGCCCGGAGCGGGGCGGCCCGCGGAGCAGCGGCTGGGAGGGGCGGGCTGGAGGGGCGGTCCCGAGGGCCGAGGGTGGGGGTGTCCCCACCGGGCCCAGCCCCGCGCCTCCCGAGGGTTCGGCTTCCGGCCCGGGCGCCGTCGCCCCCGCCCTCCCGGCGCCGCGCGGCCGGTGGAGGAGGCGGGATGTAGCGGCGGCCGGTGAGTCAGGTTCCCGGGGCGGCCGCGCGGCCCGGCCTGCTGCGGACCCAGGAGGGACGGAGCCAGGAGACGGCGGCGCCCGGAgacccccgcccctccccaggCTGCGCCGCCGGGACGCGGCTCCGCGGGACCGCCAAGGACGCGCGGACGCCGGCGCGGCCG AGCCCCGGGGCGCCGCGGCGCGCCCCGCTTGGGGAGGCGCTGGTTTCGCGGAGGGCCATTGCGCGGCCGCTCGGGGCGCGGGGTGGGTGGCGCCGGGGCCGGGCCGGGGCGCGCACTCGGGGCCCGCGGCTGCGCTCAGCCGGGAGCGGTGGTCCGACCGGCGTCGCTGTGGGCGCCCACGCTGCGTGTCTCAGCGGGAGCGGTTCACCGGACGGTGCCTCCGCGCGCGCGGGGCGGCGGGGTCGCGGCTGGCGCCGGTGTTTGTGTGCGAGTGTCCGAGCGTGTCGGCGGGTGTCCGCAGGCAG GCCCAGGGCCCCCGCCGCTGCCCAGCCCCGCTGGGAGCCGCGGCCAGCACCACGGACGGCGCCCCGGAAGCCCGAGTCCCCCTGGACGGGGCCTTCTGGATTCCCAGGCCCCCGGCCCGGTCGCCCAAGGGCTGCTTCGCCTGCGTGTCCAAGCCGCCCACCCTGCAGGCGCCCGCGGTGCCCGCCCCGGAGCCCTCGGCCTCGccccccatggcccccactctgTTCCCCATGGAGTCGAAGGGCAGCAAGACGGACAGTGGGCGGGCGGCGGGTGCCCCCCAGGCCTGCAAGCACCCGTCCGAGAAGAAGGCGCTGACGAACCCCACGGCGGTGGTGGAGATCCACCCGGACACCACCGAGGTGAACGACTACTACTTGTGGTCCATCTTCAACTTCGTCTACCTCAACTTCTGCTGTCTGGGCTTCATCGCCCTGGCCTACTCCCTCAAG GTTCGGGACAAGAAGCTTCTCAACGACCTGAACGGAGCCGTGGAGGACGCCAAGACGGCCCGGCTGTTCAACATCACCAGCTCGGCCCTGGCAGCCTCCTGCCTCATCCTCATCTTCATCTTCCTGCGCTACCCGCTCACCGACTACTGA